One window from the genome of Microscilla marina ATCC 23134 encodes:
- a CDS encoding DinB family protein, whose product MNLITSSSNILNQLVGLIKQLSPEEYTSPLPLLMDNSISKHLRHIVEFYDCLFKGIADASINYDLRERNPSIENDPEFAINFINNCIQHLSTMELSNDPINLTTLLSPEGHEACTLTSLDRELAYNVEHAIHHMAIIKIAIKQCYPHVTLSKDFGVAYSTIKFHHQTA is encoded by the coding sequence ATGAATTTAATTACATCATCTAGTAATATCTTAAATCAACTTGTTGGACTCATCAAACAACTCAGTCCAGAAGAATATACCAGTCCATTGCCTTTGCTAATGGATAACTCTATCAGCAAACATTTGCGTCATATTGTTGAATTTTATGACTGCCTCTTTAAAGGTATAGCAGATGCTTCTATCAATTACGACCTCAGAGAACGTAATCCTTCTATTGAGAATGATCCTGAGTTTGCCATCAACTTTATAAACAATTGCATTCAGCACTTGTCTACGATGGAGTTGTCTAACGACCCTATCAACCTTACTACGTTGCTTTCGCCAGAAGGACATGAAGCTTGCACGCTTACTTCGCTAGACCGTGAACTTGCTTATAATGTAGAACACGCCATTCACCACATGGCAATTATCAAGATTGCCATCAAGCAATGTTACCCTCATGTTACCTTGTCCAAAGACTTTGGGGTGGCTTATTCTACGATCAAGTTTCACCACCAAACTGCTTAA
- a CDS encoding ABC transporter permease: MFISYLKTALRNLWRNKLHSAINLLGLTLGISCSFILWLYIQDELKYDTTFPKAQRIYRVVERNQTANQTTRWLAYTSSALAKPAQSSFPEIEEVVQFVAGGQAVIKIGNQTFNDRLFQIATPNVLKVFDLEMLAGNAQTALTKPHLVVLTKSAALRLFGTVNAVGKTMEFNRFKKKITVSGVIKDLPQNTHVRFSMLFSLPLNQPRWRKYLKQWQNRAAITYMLLKPHTNVQTLSQKLSTLAIAKGGNSWKTRSLFLQPLTEVHFNSTHIEVGFATTNKGNIFYVYAFTAVALFVLIIASINYINLTTAKSVYRAKEIGVRKVMGAYRQQLIVQFLIESSIVALLAFIMSVGVIEAILPYFNELAHKNFEIGWHSAAASLGQLFLITLAVGLLAGIYPALILSGYQPVYVLKSQVKTSPRGLLLRKVLVVGQFALSMLMVIATLIVHKQLDYVQNKKMGFNKEQLMVIDINSAKTRQSFRAIKQELLKHPTIQKVSATSRVPGDWKEITLLPVLGKGQTVNEAQQSFLVGADQDFLSTFDIQLVAGANFGGNDKTDSSKVLINQLAAKQFKLGVGDYVRSADTSRRFKAKVIGIVKDFHLQSLHNKMAPLIIAHWNNPVRRLDYFSIKVHSQDMAQVVAYAKKVNDKFDADTPLEYHFLDEQMKHFYHKEALTGQIFNIAAIITILIASMGLFGLATFTVQKRSKEIAIRKVLGASSAQLFALLVKGYIKQILLSFVVAFPVGYYVMRHWLDGFAYRTSIGLMVFVWAGSIALLITLFTIGYQTLAATQNNPVRSLRNE; encoded by the coding sequence ATGTTTATAAGTTATTTGAAAACCGCCCTGCGCAATCTTTGGCGCAATAAACTACACTCAGCCATCAACCTGCTAGGGCTTACACTGGGCATTAGTTGTAGTTTTATTTTATGGCTTTATATCCAAGACGAGCTGAAGTATGACACTACCTTTCCTAAAGCCCAACGCATTTACCGGGTAGTAGAACGCAACCAAACAGCCAATCAAACGACTCGTTGGTTGGCGTATACCAGCAGCGCATTGGCAAAGCCAGCTCAAAGCAGTTTTCCAGAAATAGAAGAAGTAGTACAGTTTGTAGCGGGTGGACAGGCAGTGATTAAAATTGGGAACCAAACCTTCAATGACCGTTTGTTTCAGATTGCCACGCCCAATGTATTAAAAGTATTTGACTTGGAAATGCTGGCGGGCAATGCCCAAACTGCGCTTACCAAACCCCATTTGGTGGTATTGACCAAATCAGCGGCTTTGCGTTTGTTTGGCACCGTCAACGCTGTAGGTAAAACAATGGAATTTAACCGCTTTAAGAAAAAAATCACTGTAAGCGGAGTGATTAAAGACTTGCCTCAAAATACCCACGTGCGCTTTTCTATGTTGTTTTCGCTGCCCTTAAACCAGCCTCGCTGGAGAAAGTATTTGAAACAATGGCAAAACCGGGCAGCCATTACTTACATGTTGCTAAAGCCTCATACCAACGTCCAAACATTGTCACAAAAGCTCTCGACTTTGGCTATTGCCAAAGGAGGCAACTCCTGGAAAACCCGTTCTTTGTTTCTTCAGCCACTTACTGAAGTGCATTTTAACTCGACCCACATCGAGGTAGGGTTTGCGACGACCAACAAAGGTAACATTTTTTATGTGTATGCTTTTACGGCAGTTGCCCTGTTTGTACTTATCATTGCCAGTATCAACTACATCAATCTTACCACGGCTAAGTCGGTGTATCGAGCCAAAGAAATAGGCGTACGCAAAGTAATGGGGGCATACCGCCAACAGTTAATCGTGCAGTTTTTGATTGAGTCGAGCATCGTTGCTTTGCTGGCTTTTATTATGTCGGTAGGGGTTATCGAAGCCATCTTGCCTTATTTTAATGAACTTGCCCACAAAAATTTTGAGATTGGCTGGCACAGTGCCGCAGCATCGCTGGGGCAACTATTTCTGATTACCCTGGCTGTAGGTTTGCTGGCAGGCATTTATCCTGCCCTGATACTTTCTGGCTATCAACCAGTATATGTACTTAAGTCTCAGGTAAAAACATCTCCCAGAGGTTTGTTACTGCGCAAGGTTTTAGTGGTAGGGCAGTTTGCCTTGTCTATGTTGATGGTAATCGCCACCTTGATTGTACATAAACAACTCGACTATGTTCAAAATAAAAAAATGGGCTTTAACAAAGAGCAGTTAATGGTAATAGACATCAATAGCGCCAAAACCCGTCAAAGCTTTAGGGCAATCAAGCAAGAGTTGCTTAAGCACCCTACCATACAAAAAGTATCGGCTACTTCCAGGGTGCCGGGCGACTGGAAAGAAATTACGCTGTTACCTGTGCTGGGCAAAGGGCAAACAGTCAATGAAGCACAACAATCGTTTTTGGTGGGCGCAGATCAAGATTTTCTGTCTACTTTTGATATTCAATTGGTGGCAGGAGCCAATTTTGGGGGCAATGACAAAACCGACTCAAGCAAGGTGTTGATTAACCAACTTGCCGCCAAACAGTTTAAACTGGGGGTGGGAGATTATGTAAGATCGGCAGATACTAGTCGTAGGTTTAAGGCAAAAGTCATAGGCATTGTCAAGGATTTTCACTTACAATCATTGCATAACAAAATGGCTCCTTTGATCATAGCGCATTGGAATAATCCAGTAAGACGTTTAGACTATTTTTCGATAAAAGTACACAGTCAGGATATGGCTCAAGTAGTGGCTTATGCCAAAAAAGTAAATGATAAATTTGATGCTGACACCCCACTGGAATATCATTTTTTGGATGAGCAAATGAAGCATTTTTATCATAAGGAAGCACTCACCGGACAAATTTTCAACATTGCCGCCATTATTACCATACTCATTGCCAGCATGGGATTGTTTGGGCTTGCCACTTTTACAGTACAAAAACGCAGTAAAGAAATAGCCATACGGAAGGTTTTGGGGGCTTCTTCAGCACAACTGTTTGCCTTATTGGTCAAAGGCTATATCAAACAAATTTTACTGTCTTTTGTGGTGGCTTTTCCTGTAGGGTATTATGTAATGCGTCACTGGCTCGATGGTTTTGCCTATCGCACTTCGATAGGACTCATGGTATTTGTATGGGCAGGAAGCATCGCTTTGCTTATTACATTATTTACTATAGGTTATCAAACCCTTGCTGCTACACAAAATAATCCAGTAAGATCGTTGAGGAACGAGTAG
- a CDS encoding LysR family transcriptional regulator, producing the protein MELKHVEYFFVLANELNFSQAAKKLHISQPPLSRHIKALEAELGTTLFYRNTQSVRLTKEGELFYEEAKALLSQVKGAVSKLKTIVKSAPTQVQIGFVRPAMLLFLPGLLKTFRQSHPHIQVNITEINYPETTKSMLLNNQLDAAFSHSASLCNDLVYHQVFSEQLKLVMLPNHPLANCQEISLGELKDEQFIFFPRKLSPTLYDLFISACFEQGNFHPNVWMEATPPLARVELVAQGMGVSLAAASLEQMFVGKVVFKNIVSTPWVQFPIDLVWNPHFQHQVIQVFVDFAKKYMANWQAT; encoded by the coding sequence ATGGAATTAAAACATGTTGAGTATTTCTTTGTATTGGCAAACGAACTTAATTTTAGCCAAGCAGCCAAAAAACTGCACATCAGCCAACCTCCACTGAGTAGGCATATCAAGGCCTTGGAAGCCGAATTGGGCACCACGTTATTTTACCGCAATACCCAATCGGTTCGCTTAACCAAAGAAGGGGAGTTGTTTTATGAAGAAGCTAAAGCTTTGTTGTCGCAGGTAAAAGGAGCAGTCAGCAAACTCAAAACCATTGTCAAAAGTGCGCCTACCCAAGTGCAAATAGGGTTTGTGCGTCCGGCAATGCTGTTGTTTTTACCAGGTTTGCTCAAAACATTCAGGCAGTCACACCCACATATTCAGGTAAACATAACCGAGATAAACTACCCTGAGACTACCAAAAGCATGTTGCTAAATAACCAGTTAGATGCTGCTTTTAGCCATTCAGCATCTCTTTGCAATGACTTGGTCTACCATCAGGTGTTTAGCGAGCAGCTTAAACTAGTGATGCTACCCAACCACCCTCTGGCAAACTGTCAGGAGATATCATTAGGTGAACTCAAAGACGAACAGTTCATTTTCTTTCCGCGTAAACTATCCCCCACATTATATGACTTGTTTATAAGCGCGTGTTTTGAACAAGGTAATTTTCATCCCAATGTATGGATGGAGGCTACCCCACCACTGGCAAGGGTAGAGTTGGTAGCCCAAGGAATGGGGGTATCACTTGCGGCAGCCAGTCTTGAGCAAATGTTTGTTGGCAAGGTGGTGTTTAAAAACATCGTAAGTACTCCGTGGGTGCAATTTCCTATTGACTTGGTGTGGAATCCTCACTTTCAGCATCAGGTAATTCAAGTTTTTGTAGATTTTGCCAAAAAATATATGGCTAATTGGCAAGCAACATAG
- a CDS encoding LysR family transcriptional regulator gives MIEFKQLTVFISVAESLSFSKAAQSLSITQPTVSKHIKTLEDELGVALFVRNQKQLSLTFEGKVFLEEARKILVTSEKARNVVKSEPRPQEIKIGFVPLAMLTFLPQFISAMKTTLPNVNIQIQTFHSNLELLEQFHQGNLDVAFYYQTYPQDNMQSLMVYEDDIVVIQPTNSEYARVKEITPAHAPFLRYILPPRESNPYLMDMFFNMCKFLKFEPEIAFYMRPHQARLSLVSEGLGVMMDSESLKKLHTPNIVFTPLHKNVRSKARIFMGYKPEHKHQDIIQHFVGYFDQTT, from the coding sequence ATGATAGAATTTAAACAGCTGACTGTTTTTATCTCTGTTGCTGAGAGTTTGAGTTTTAGCAAAGCAGCTCAAAGTTTGTCTATTACCCAGCCTACAGTAAGCAAACATATCAAAACCCTGGAAGATGAATTAGGTGTAGCTTTGTTTGTTCGTAACCAAAAACAATTGTCGCTTACCTTTGAAGGCAAGGTTTTTTTAGAAGAAGCCCGCAAAATATTGGTTACCTCAGAGAAAGCCCGCAATGTGGTAAAGAGTGAGCCTCGTCCCCAGGAGATTAAAATAGGCTTTGTGCCTTTGGCAATGCTTACTTTCTTGCCTCAGTTTATCAGTGCCATGAAAACCACCTTACCAAATGTCAATATTCAAATCCAGACTTTTCACAGCAATCTGGAGCTGTTGGAGCAGTTTCATCAAGGCAATTTAGATGTAGCTTTTTATTACCAAACCTACCCTCAAGACAATATGCAAAGCCTGATGGTGTATGAAGACGACATTGTGGTAATTCAACCTACCAACTCTGAGTATGCACGGGTCAAAGAAATAACGCCGGCACACGCCCCTTTTTTGCGGTATATTTTGCCCCCACGTGAGTCTAATCCTTATTTAATGGATATGTTTTTTAATATGTGTAAGTTTTTGAAATTTGAGCCCGAAATTGCCTTTTATATGAGGCCTCATCAGGCAAGGTTGTCGTTAGTGTCAGAGGGGTTAGGAGTAATGATGGACAGCGAAAGCCTAAAAAAATTGCATACTCCTAATATAGTTTTTACCCCATTACACAAAAATGTACGTAGTAAAGCCCGAATATTTATGGGATATAAACCTGAGCACAAGCACCAAGACATTATACAACATTTTGTTGGTTATTTTGATCAGACTACCTAG
- a CDS encoding WG repeat-containing protein, producing the protein MMKQLMVFLVCLSLGASAQTPTLIPYLQNQRWGFVNQERTIVIPCIYHYVAPFSEGLALVELNRKYGYIDRSGKTVIALKYDKAQSFSNGRAKVEVIFGKKTDGQFKAGYIDKTGQAIIPVAHLGVTTFRDSVAMVWNGHQHGYIHWRGDTLLKHQYAYATRFSEGRALVANQPPRYDPALGIHVFTKATFIDTQGKVQAAIHRAGAESYANGLALIIAKSNDSTQVMYFIDKQGNKVLDVSKYGAVHGFTEGLAAVMNQGKVGFINPKGTLVVPCQYVINAEWFRQEHKRRMPRFVGGLAAVALPNKGWNLIDPQGRVQLPTYYQYLQIVPNQQVLAKKNGRWGIIHPSGKVILPLQYDAVKPYKNGLALVRKGKRRFYVDRAGEEYFDE; encoded by the coding sequence ATGATGAAACAATTGATGGTATTTTTGGTCTGTCTTTCATTGGGCGCAAGTGCTCAAACGCCCACACTCATTCCCTACCTTCAAAACCAACGCTGGGGATTTGTAAACCAGGAGCGCACCATTGTTATCCCATGCATCTACCACTATGTAGCACCTTTTTCTGAAGGGCTCGCGCTGGTAGAACTTAACCGTAAGTATGGATACATTGACCGTAGTGGAAAAACCGTCATTGCCCTTAAATATGACAAAGCCCAGTCTTTTAGTAATGGACGGGCGAAGGTAGAAGTTATTTTTGGCAAAAAGACAGATGGACAGTTCAAAGCAGGCTACATTGACAAAACTGGTCAGGCAATTATTCCGGTAGCACATTTAGGAGTCACTACTTTTCGCGACAGCGTGGCCATGGTCTGGAACGGCCACCAACACGGCTACATTCACTGGCGGGGCGACACCTTGCTTAAGCACCAATATGCTTATGCTACCCGTTTTAGCGAAGGCAGGGCGTTGGTAGCCAACCAACCCCCTCGCTATGACCCTGCATTGGGTATACATGTTTTCACTAAAGCTACTTTTATAGATACTCAAGGCAAAGTTCAGGCAGCTATCCATCGGGCAGGAGCAGAAAGTTATGCCAATGGGCTTGCCCTGATCATTGCCAAAAGCAATGACTCGACTCAGGTGATGTATTTCATAGACAAACAAGGCAACAAAGTACTTGATGTATCAAAATATGGGGCAGTACATGGGTTTACCGAAGGTTTGGCGGCTGTAATGAACCAAGGCAAAGTAGGGTTTATTAACCCAAAGGGGACATTGGTTGTTCCTTGTCAGTATGTGATCAATGCCGAGTGGTTTAGGCAAGAACACAAACGTCGAATGCCTCGGTTTGTGGGTGGTTTGGCGGCAGTAGCCTTGCCCAATAAAGGCTGGAACCTGATTGACCCACAAGGACGGGTACAATTGCCTACTTATTATCAATACTTACAAATAGTGCCTAACCAACAGGTGCTGGCTAAGAAAAACGGACGTTGGGGCATTATTCACCCTTCAGGCAAAGTTATTTTACCTTTGCAATACGATGCAGTGAAGCCTTACAAAAATGGGCTTGCTTTGGTGCGTAAAGGTAAACGACGTTTTTATGTAGACCGGGCAGGAGAAGAATACTTTGATGAGTAA
- a CDS encoding homoserine kinase yields MSTVNTKKDLLVGQIKQVLLLYDLGVLKNCFQLSFGYANQNYRIDTDQGSFLYRVCTQQPLPLIEYEVALMKALQQIDFPTAYPIAKKDGGFIHSLGEHYVMVYEFYNGHEPALNVHTSSAIAEAIGKLSLLPNAPRYLKKNAIHLDTCDALIAEFERAKNPIPVLLEYFKEQTNYLRPLLRQPLPEGVVHGDCFTDNTLFDGNQLVAVIDFEEACYDHLLFDVGVTINGFCFPDNQLDSVLLEAFLTAYQRQRLLTHEEWTLLFAYIQWGAHGMITWHLQNNLLHKHHHSQWQRVQELMHRVQQMRQEETQINQLITQIAKRLKNATNRE; encoded by the coding sequence ATGAGCACTGTTAACACAAAAAAAGACCTATTGGTTGGGCAAATCAAACAAGTATTGCTTCTGTACGATTTGGGAGTTTTAAAAAACTGCTTTCAGCTCAGTTTTGGTTATGCCAACCAAAACTACCGCATAGATACTGACCAAGGAAGTTTTTTGTATCGGGTGTGCACCCAACAACCTTTACCCCTCATTGAGTATGAAGTAGCTTTGATGAAAGCCTTGCAACAAATAGACTTTCCGACGGCATACCCTATTGCCAAAAAAGACGGTGGGTTTATTCATTCACTGGGCGAACATTATGTCATGGTATATGAATTTTATAATGGGCACGAACCTGCACTAAACGTACACACCAGCAGTGCCATTGCTGAAGCTATAGGCAAACTAAGTTTGTTGCCCAATGCCCCACGTTACCTCAAAAAAAATGCAATTCATTTAGATACTTGTGATGCTTTGATAGCTGAATTTGAGCGGGCAAAAAATCCGATCCCTGTTTTACTGGAGTATTTTAAAGAACAAACCAATTATTTACGTCCCTTGTTGAGGCAACCTTTGCCTGAAGGAGTAGTACACGGCGACTGCTTTACGGACAATACCTTGTTTGATGGCAACCAACTGGTGGCAGTCATTGACTTTGAGGAAGCATGCTACGATCACTTGTTGTTTGATGTGGGGGTGACGATTAATGGCTTTTGTTTTCCTGACAATCAATTGGACTCTGTCTTACTTGAGGCGTTTTTGACTGCCTACCAACGTCAACGCCTACTTACTCATGAAGAATGGACACTGCTGTTTGCCTATATTCAATGGGGAGCCCACGGAATGATTACCTGGCACTTGCAAAACAACTTGCTGCACAAACACCACCACAGCCAATGGCAAAGGGTGCAAGAGTTGATGCACCGGGTACAACAGATGCGACAAGAAGAAACTCAAATCAATCAATTGATAACTCAAATAGCCAAACGCTTGAAAAATGCAACGAACAGAGAATGA
- the lysA gene encoding diaminopimelate decarboxylase, with the protein MQRTENEYYIQRLRVTDIARQFGTPVYVYDADHILGQIARFREGFSTVNLQIKYACKALTNINIMKLMLSQGLGLDTVSLSEVRMGLAAGFVPQQIVFTPNCVGIEELIEAVELGVKINIENLSNLEKFAQRYGSQVPVCIRLNPHIATQQNADKVNWWHNQSKFGISMDQLAQVKAIETTYNLPINGIHIHSSSVIMTPEVFLQGAQTVFDIALGFQNLEFIDFGGGIKVDVGDGQEVIDVVELGQKLDPVFQQFCQKYGHTLELWFEPGRFLVGNSGTLLTECKVCKRNGGTDFVGVDSGFNHLIRPMMYDAYHQIVNVSNPQGTQKKYTVVGNVCEIDNLGKDRMLAEVREGDLIALKSAGAYGYSMASTYNSRFRPAEVLVLNGEAKLIRKRDTYEDLMRNQVDLPTVDFAKVITQ; encoded by the coding sequence ATGCAACGAACAGAGAATGAATACTATATCCAACGCTTGCGGGTAACCGATATTGCCCGTCAGTTTGGCACGCCTGTATATGTGTATGATGCTGACCATATTTTGGGGCAAATTGCTCGCTTTAGGGAGGGGTTTTCGACTGTAAACCTTCAGATAAAGTACGCCTGTAAAGCATTGACAAATATCAATATTATGAAGTTGATGTTAAGCCAGGGTTTGGGGCTCGACACAGTGTCGTTGTCTGAGGTACGCATGGGGTTGGCAGCAGGTTTTGTGCCGCAACAAATCGTGTTTACCCCTAATTGTGTAGGCATTGAAGAGCTGATAGAAGCGGTAGAACTGGGGGTAAAAATAAACATAGAAAACCTATCAAATTTAGAGAAGTTTGCCCAACGTTATGGTAGTCAAGTACCTGTATGCATCAGGCTAAACCCTCACATTGCTACCCAACAAAACGCCGATAAGGTAAACTGGTGGCATAACCAATCAAAGTTTGGGATTTCTATGGATCAGTTAGCCCAAGTAAAGGCTATAGAAACCACCTACAACTTACCCATCAATGGCATTCATATCCATAGCAGTTCGGTGATTATGACTCCAGAAGTGTTTTTGCAAGGGGCACAAACCGTGTTTGACATTGCGTTGGGCTTCCAAAACCTGGAGTTTATAGATTTTGGCGGAGGCATTAAAGTAGACGTAGGCGATGGTCAAGAAGTGATTGATGTAGTAGAACTGGGGCAAAAACTTGACCCGGTATTTCAACAGTTTTGCCAAAAATACGGGCATACGCTGGAACTTTGGTTTGAACCAGGGCGTTTTTTGGTGGGCAATTCGGGTACTTTGCTCACCGAGTGTAAGGTATGCAAACGCAACGGAGGGACTGACTTTGTGGGGGTTGATTCGGGGTTTAATCATTTGATTCGCCCGATGATGTACGATGCTTACCACCAAATTGTAAATGTGTCGAACCCTCAAGGAACACAAAAAAAATATACCGTAGTGGGTAATGTCTGTGAGATAGACAACCTGGGCAAAGACCGAATGCTCGCCGAGGTACGCGAAGGTGACCTTATTGCCCTGAAAAGTGCCGGGGCTTATGGCTACAGCATGGCGTCTACCTATAACTCAAGGTTTCGCCCAGCCGAGGTATTGGTGCTCAATGGCGAAGCCAAACTGATTCGCAAACGAGATACTTACGAAGATCTAATGCGCAATCAAGTAGATTTGCCCACCGTTGACTTTGCCAAAGTAATCACCCAATAG
- a CDS encoding YHS domain-containing (seleno)protein, whose protein sequence is MHKFQFSVFTLVMALLCWTSTAYSQSTKTKHFNTKRGNLAIKGYDPVSYFTEGKAVKGNAQITHNYGGIVYRFKNAQNRNIFKQNPAKYEPMYGGWCAYAFGLDKPSKVDINPRTFKIIGGRLYLFYNKLGTNTLKMWNKDERQLKSKADKNWQKIYK, encoded by the coding sequence ATGCACAAATTTCAATTCTCAGTTTTTACTTTAGTCATGGCATTGCTGTGTTGGACAAGCACTGCCTACAGCCAGTCGACCAAAACCAAGCATTTTAATACCAAAAGAGGCAACCTTGCCATCAAGGGCTACGACCCGGTAAGTTATTTTACCGAAGGGAAAGCAGTAAAGGGCAATGCTCAGATCACCCACAACTACGGGGGCATAGTATATCGTTTTAAAAATGCTCAGAACAGAAATATATTCAAGCAAAACCCAGCAAAGTATGAGCCTATGTATGGCGGTTGGTGTGCCTATGCTTTTGGGCTCGACAAACCCTCTAAGGTAGATATTAATCCTCGTACGTTTAAAATTATAGGAGGCAGGTTGTACTTGTTTTACAACAAGCTGGGCACCAACACCCTTAAGATGTGGAACAAAGATGAGCGCCAATTGAAAAGTAAAGCCGACAAAAACTGGCAAAAAATTTATAAATAA
- a CDS encoding BaiN/RdsA family NAD(P)/FAD-dependent oxidoreductase: protein MKIFVIGGGAAGFFAAISAAQHHPESRVTLLEKSTKLLAKVKVSGGGRCNVTHACFDRKALLKNYPRGQKVLRQVLAQWMPQNTVEWFENKGVPLKTETDGRMFPTSDDSQSIIDCLMLAAQKLKVEIHTQTEVTELKANNDGTFLLHIKNKAIEKADRVIVTTGGSPKLTGLNWLASLNLDLVPPVPSLFTFNLPKEDITQLPGIAVPKVQVKIPGTKLQEEGSLLVTHWGISAFAVLRLSAWGARVLHDLQYQCPVIVNWLPEINEEALRNQIVAYQQTYKARQVQNKNPFGLPHRLWEFLLNRWQVPAQKKWSELSKKERNRLVNGLSNDTYQTHGKTTFKEEFVTCGGVSLDEIEAKTMGCKKHPGLYFAGEVLDIDGLTGGFNFQAAWATGFVAGKLG, encoded by the coding sequence TTGAAAATATTTGTGATTGGTGGAGGAGCCGCAGGCTTTTTTGCTGCTATTTCTGCTGCCCAACACCACCCCGAAAGTAGGGTTACCCTACTGGAAAAAAGTACTAAACTACTCGCTAAAGTCAAAGTATCAGGAGGAGGGCGTTGCAACGTGACCCACGCTTGTTTTGACCGAAAAGCTTTGCTCAAAAACTACCCACGTGGCCAAAAGGTGTTGCGGCAAGTGTTGGCACAATGGATGCCACAAAACACCGTAGAATGGTTTGAAAACAAAGGAGTCCCGCTCAAAACCGAAACCGATGGGCGAATGTTTCCAACATCTGACGATTCACAAAGTATCATTGATTGCCTCATGCTTGCTGCCCAAAAACTCAAAGTAGAGATACACACACAGACCGAAGTAACCGAACTCAAGGCAAACAATGACGGCACTTTTTTGTTACACATAAAAAACAAAGCCATCGAAAAAGCTGATCGGGTGATTGTAACTACCGGAGGCAGCCCTAAACTGACGGGTCTCAACTGGTTGGCCTCGCTCAACCTTGATTTGGTGCCACCCGTTCCTTCACTGTTTACATTTAACCTGCCCAAAGAGGACATTACACAACTGCCCGGCATTGCGGTGCCCAAAGTGCAGGTAAAAATACCAGGTACCAAGTTGCAAGAAGAAGGCTCGCTCTTGGTAACTCACTGGGGAATCAGTGCTTTTGCTGTACTACGTTTATCGGCGTGGGGGGCACGTGTTCTACACGATTTACAATACCAATGCCCAGTCATTGTCAATTGGTTGCCCGAAATCAATGAAGAGGCATTGCGTAACCAAATTGTTGCCTACCAACAAACCTACAAAGCCCGTCAGGTACAAAACAAAAACCCTTTTGGGCTACCCCACCGTTTATGGGAGTTTTTGCTCAACCGCTGGCAGGTGCCTGCCCAAAAAAAATGGAGTGAACTATCGAAAAAAGAACGAAACCGCCTGGTCAATGGCTTGTCGAACGACACTTACCAAACCCACGGAAAAACTACTTTTAAGGAGGAGTTTGTTACTTGTGGAGGGGTGAGCCTCGACGAAATTGAGGCAAAAACAATGGGTTGTAAAAAACACCCCGGGCTGTACTTTGCCGGAGAGGTACTCGACATTGACGGGCTTACTGGTGGGTTCAATTTTCAGGCTGCCTGGGCTACTGGCTTTGTGGCGGGTAAGTTGGGGTAA